The genomic interval agtgtgagttctggaaagaagaggtcaaattccttggtcatgttgtctcaaaagatggagtactagtggacccgtcgaaggtagaggcagtaaagaattggagttgtccaaagaaccctacagagattcatagtttcctcggtttggcaggttactacaagAGATTTATtgaagggttttctagtattgcatcttcattgaccaagttgaccaagaaagatgctccgtttgtgtggacagaagcatgtgaggaagcatttaacaaactaaagaccagtttgaccacagctccagtgttgacaatCCCTTCAAGTGGGggtggttatgtcatttatagtgatgcttcgctccaaggtttgggttgtgtgttgatgcagcatggagcagttgttgcttatggctctagacagttgaagattcatgagaagaactaccccacacatgacctagagcttgcggcagttgtgttcgccttgaagatttggagacattacttgtatggtgagaagtttcaactcttttcagatcatacgagtttgaagtacttgttctcacagaaggagctgaatatgaggcagaggagatggatggaactcctcaaggattatgacttcacattggagtaccacccgggaaaggcaaatgtggtggccgatgctttgagcaggaaaccgagaggtgtggtggcttcacttatggtcaaGGAATGAttcatgctcgaaactgcatcagagtttgatttggtaccatcgagaggagaaccaagggtctttcttggtagcgtcacggtgcaacccacattgatcacgaggatcatacagggtcaggcgcaagataaattctcacaagctaagttggcagatcttgtagtggatacgcttgatgagtgcccttgcgagtggagagttggacccgatggagggttgcggtttggggcaagattgtgtgtcccagatatccacagttgtttcttgagtgagcttgaatttcgggacgaaattcctttaagggaggtagaatgtaataacccgatttttcggaacgatgtttcatttgtttaatttctaaaagttgtgaaattcattaaaatgaaatttggattgCTTGCGACATTACGAAACtagaacggaaacgttttcggaatgtttatttaaaaaaaccgTTACGTTTCcacaacgtatatatcgacttttattcagTTGCTCATTTGCGAAACcttccttcacggaagttgtagagctcgtcgatacgagtttgagAAAatgtcacgcgttcgaatcgaacgtcatatgtgaaagttattaacgtcggaagttagtttccgagtTTGGGTTTCCATATTTGGAAATccctattctctctctctccgcctccATCCTCTCTCACCCCGAGttttctctccctccctccgaAAATTTCTATTTCATCGATCTCCCTCACCGACCGGCCGTGTCACACACCGCTAGCCTCAAGACCACTGCACGGGCCATCTCAACTATTCTGGAGCTCGCCGCGCCGTGCCTCGTCGCCAAGTTGCTGCGTTTCCCTCCGCCGCATCAAAGCTCGTCTCTGGTGGTTTTCAAGCTCAAATTGAGGTGAGGATAGCCTAGGTtggttgttgtgatgataTTGTTGAATTCTTGAGTTGatttgtggtgttttggtggagatcggaggttggAGATGATGGGGAGGGTACCGCCGTcataggcggcgcgtgtgagggcGTGGAGGGGTCTAGGGgaggcgtgaggccgtggggaggaagagggggaagAAAGAAGGgattttggggcggcggtggcgtgttaCGCACCGGctttaggctcggcgcgtgtgccccacgcgctgccacagtgagtggtgtgtgagcgccacgcgcggtctgccggaggtggcgcgtgtaccccacgctccgccacgtgcggcggcgtgtgaacattaatttcaaacagtaaattgtaaaatttatttttacgacggttaatgtaaaaatgtgatttacgtacggtaaatgtaaattttattttacatacggtaaatgtaaatgtaaattactttcagtaaatgtaaaaagtaatttcataaGGGtatttcagtaattattatttactgagacaatatttatatttgaataatattcgtacgtacagaaatacgtaaacagtatgtacacgtacaagggtacgtaattgatgtgtatttgtacaagattttgcagaatttttaagaatgaaatatgacatgtatatgatatagtggattatatatatattgtataaatggtaaataggtacatatatatatagtttactatataatatactgttatgattttatcgtgattatgtcattttgatgacgagatttatagatcgagcatgtgatttgatttatacaatatgaggtgatgattattgtatgtggttttaacatggagtttgttaaaacgttttgtcttcggacgtgtttatgaaatatgacatgtatatgatatagtggattatatatatattgtataaatggtaaataggtacatatatatatagtttgctatataatatattgttatgattttatcatgattatgtcattttgatgacgagatttatatatcgagcatgtgatttgatttgtacaatatgaggtgatgattattgtatgtggttttaacatggagtttgttaaaacgttttgtcttcggacgagtttttgtcttcggacgtgtttatgtcttcggaccagtcttcggacgtgtttggcatgtcgaaacctagcctttggccgggcgaaagttatgatacagttagagctctagtccgtctgccggagtactgcatgtgaggtaacagatgggttatcggctcatgattactcatatttttggatgttgggcaGCAgagggttgcccaatatcggcggtgtactacgtgaggggtaacagatgtgtaccagcgttcattagtacccgtattataaatgcatttgggtaaacagaggggttgcccaatttctcatgagtactttcattttcatattttcgggacaaccagatgggccgtccatttactcatgagtgcatttatatttgttgatttgtggattttcgtatatattgatatgcgagttatatttttattttactcatacgagctgtaaagcttaacgggtttgtgtttacaatcccggtgcaccaattcaatggtgtaggggataattctacaggtgttgattagtagaaatcgaaggacaactctgaagactcgaagtcgttcattatcctgcttgtggtgaggtttttattgtggatttgtgtgagaactggtgaggatttatttgtgagttttgtgagagattgtgaggattattacatttccatttttatgtaatgttgcattataaatttggtttgtaataattggtttgtctgagttgtattgtgaaatcagtaatgatccgctgttgcatttaaaatgatttcgattcgttgagattgttttggtgtttcacgactttgaaattttgagtttataCTCGGAATTTTTGCGGTCGTTACAGCTATCGTCGTCCATGGTGGTACTCTAAGCTATTTCGGCGAAACTGGAGCTCAAGGCTCCCTAATTCTAATTATTCTCTTTATTTTGAGCATACTCATACCAAtatcctttgaattttaacataatttcgcTTATTTAGACATTTCTCTCAGCATGTCACACTAACTGTTACTCTACCTGTCACTCTTTGTCACTCTACCTGTCACACTCtcagtcacactacctgtcacactacctatcacactacttgtcacactaTCTTTCACACAACCAActataatttttgtcacaCTACCAATCATATTTTTGGGTATGGCGTAGaaccttaaaccctaaaccttaGAGGTTTAGCGTTGTGGGTTCAGTTTAGCGTTtaggatttagggtttagcATGACACTAACTGTCAGTTTGCTTTctgtgactatgttgtgacatttagaagaagaagagaattactagaaataacaaacatttctttgttgttatgtgatcttgaactttTCAAATCAACTAATACGATTCAAATATCGACACTGATGTTGTTGTACAAAACACCAccagtcacactacctgttacACTATTAGTCACACAAAAATGTTGTTAGCTACACTATCAGTCATGCTACTAGTCACACCACCAGTTACATTAACATTGGTCTATGACAGGTAATGTGACGAGTAAACTGATAGTCACACTATGAGTGACACTAACATTGTTTTGTGACGGGTAGTGTGACATATAAATTACAATTGGAGTTTCACCTGTAATTACTTTTCTGATTAcattgtgaaaaaaaaaagaaaaaaaagaattttaacatgggcTCCCACAAAACTGCTCTAAGCACCCATGTCACCATTTTCTCAAATCTCTGTTTTTTTCGGCAAATCCTgcgcaacaacaacaacaacatccatcTCCGTCATCGGCACCTCCGACATCGTCCCCACGCCTCTGACATCGTCCTCCGCACCTTTGACGTCATCCTCGCGGCTCATACCTAATTTGGTCCTCCCACCTCCGCTGTTGTGGGAGGACCAAATTAGGTACCTTTGACGGCCTAGGTATCGCGACAATGGCGAGGAGGAGGACTGGACATGGAGCACGTAGAGGTCCGATGAAGATCTGTGGAACTCAAATACAAAATGACAGTGGCATTGTCcgtattttgttttatttttttgaaattttggggtacCAGTTTAAGGGCTTtttaaagtgatttttttatatttaaaatcttgcttgacttttttataaatacatatatcaaatgagaCTTTTTTATTAGATGCCCTATAGAAAAAGCCTTTGACAAGAAAACTATTTGATGGAGAGAAAAACCCCTCGATGAGGAATCATCGACGACAAGGAAGGTCACAATAGGGAGAAAGAAGCCTTTAGGTTCGACAATGGTCAGGTCAGTACAAATGTTGTCTATTGCTTATTGACATTTGCAAGAGAAATAGAGGAATTGGGCACTTGGAATTTTCCTTTAGGAATTGGGCCGTCTATAGTGAAAATATTGGGCATTCGTGACCACCCCACAAAAGAATAACTGACGATTAGAGCATGATATGTGAAACTAAAAGTGAAATTTTTAGACGGTTGACTAACCGTCATCAATAAATACTAGTGTGAATTTGCACTAAAAACTTTTAGTGATTACCTTTGGAGTATAAATGATTTGTTAAGGTCACCGCCGAAtaaacattaaaatgatgattgATGCATAATTAAGCAACAAATAAAAGCTGAAGAAAATCGATCTTAACGAAAACTTGTCTATGTATTCTTGATCGATCAGTTTGCTTTATCAACTTAACAAGTTTTATATGCTCGAGTAGAATATTATTACAAAATAATGATATGAATTGAATGTGTTAGCTATGCTATACGAGAGAGAATACGTATgtctatatgtatataattatgATACACAGTGACAGTGCCATGCAGAAACTGTAAGCAGATACCTATCTTGCCATCCTAAAGAAAGTGTCCTTCCATCATCTCTCTCAAAGACCCTGAAGCCTGCTGCAGTACTAGTACTACTCTCTTCTTCAAACTGAAGGGGAGAATAATGGGTTCTAATCTTCAAGAGTAGTCTTGCTTGGATTTTGGACTTGGAGCTTAAATTAATTCCTTCAAAACCATGACTCTCCATCCTCGCCTTCCATGTCTCCGTCGACTTTTCGGTTTTTCGATGATCCTCCTTAATATTTTCGTAGTTGAGCATGCTTTTGATCTCCTTCCCCAGATGGTTCTTCTCAATGTTCAGCCTCTCCGCGCTCTCTAGCGGCAAGCAATCATCTAAagaatcaaacatggctgcgaAATAATGCAAAGACTCCATGAATCTCGACAAGAAACTTCGAGGGCTTCTGCTACCTTCTTGTTCAACCAACATTACAATAGAAGGGTTAAGTAAATGTACAGACTTTAATGAGTCAGATATCTTCATATTATTGTTCAAGCTGTTCAAATGGAAAACTAAATTCACCGCAATGGTTTCATTTCGCTTCCTCCTCAAGTTTATGAGGTTTGAACCATGCAACAACCCTTGGAACTCAAAAACGAGGTTGCGACATCCCTTGGAAAAATGAAGCAATCTGTTCTCCGTCTCTCGCAGTTCATCTAAGCTTCTTCCAAATCCCGTAATCTTGAGGGATATCTCACTACCACTGCTTCCCTTTTCGGAAAGAGATTGTATTAGTGAAGGCCACTGAAAACCATAGGAAACGTCAAAGTCGATTACATGCAAGGAACGGTTGTTCTTGTCTTCCTCTTTCTCAAATGCCTCAATTATGGCCTGGTTGGCTGTAAAATGAGCAAACTGGTAGTAGGGGGAAACCTTGTATAGAGCAGTAAAGGCTACAAACTCCTCTTCATACGTTGGCTCTTTGGAAATCATGTCGTAGAATGGCGATTCTCGGGTGAGAAGCCTCGCTGCCAAGACATCTGCAAAGTAAGCCACAACTCGTTGCACTGAGTCGCCGCACAAGGAAACACTTTTGTATAACTCTGCAAGATTCTCCAGAGCTGAGCTCACATTGTTTTCATTAACGGCAGTGGCTGTTATGAGCAACATGCGGATTACTTGGAGGCCCTTACCATCTTCATCACCAACAGGATCATAGATGTTATTATCATTGTAGCAGTTGTtacctcctcttcctcctcttttcttcttgtgGTCTAGTTTTAGCATTTGTTCCCTCATCTGCAGTAGCCTGAATATCTTCCCGTCACTACTTTCATATGTTGATGAACTGAGATCGCTATTATCAATATtatctcttctctttctctttttcattctttcatggGCTGAGTTTGTAACAATGGCAAGGCTGAGATTCAAAAGCTCCTCATCCCCCTCCTCATCTATATCTTCCATGTTACTTCTCTCACTCTCTGGGACAAATATCAGAAAGCTGAATGATATCGATAAACAGTAGATGAAGAGTATGAGGAATTAAGTGATGAGGGATGGATGAGCTAGCAAGCCTTTTATGGAAGGAAGGAGATCAGGGTGGGATGGaatatttgatgatgaaaattcCTTTGTGTCATTACATGAGAatggaacaaagaacaaaagaCGAGAGATATTGAAGAatataaacttttttttttgttaaacatATCGAAAGAGAGACATGGagacatgtatatataattatatataagcatGTGTATCTTATTTAATTCTTGAGAATCAATGTGATAGGTCTAAGATAACATAttgatcttttcttttcatttcttcttcaGGGGTCATTTTATTATTGAAGCTGTTATTTAGAAGTCTAGGAAAATGTTTGGTTTCTGGTCGTCAGATCATAATAATGCGTACGATCCTTATTTAGGTAGttcggaggaggaagaagatgccGAACGCATTAGACAAAAAAACTGCAGCGGGAAAATTCGGGGTATCAAAACCTACCGTCCTCGAACAACTGATATATCCACTTATCAGaataattcaaagaaaaagaaaacccgTCGTCATTTGCTTCTAGATACAACAATATTATTCTCTTTTACTTCCTTGGTTtggttttcttgattttgaaaatgactgCCATTTGGATGCTATGAGAAAGGGGGGCATATTTGAAGATCCTATTAGCCTCTGAAATGGAATTGAGGGGGGCAATATATGATGCTCCAAAGCAAGACTATCTAAGTAAACTATTAAAGTGTGCACAATGTCGGAGGTGTGAACTAAGTGCCAAATTAACTTCTATTTGAAAGGACCGCTATTTGTTCGTTATAAATAACCAAGGATGCTTCCATTTTCGCCAAGTATCTATAGTTTGACGTATATAACAAGAGATCTATCTTCATCAATTTTAATATGTCGTTATTAGTTATGCTCTTTCATGTTGCAAGAATCTACAGACTTTGGAATGAAGCTTCGGTGATTAAGAATGTACGAAAAGCTTTTTTCTCAACGATGACTGGTGAAGTGAAGTATATATTGAAGTATGTTTGTTCTATATATGTTTGATGTTGGATACAATGCTTGTATTAGttgtatctatactattaacATTTCTTCTTTGACCAATTTTCTTTTGTGCGCATGGTTTGCATTTTGTATGTGTGGATCTAACCAGTTGCCAATCTTCATCTTTGTTTTAGAGAGCTTAAATTTACACTTATCATCTTATGATCCACACTTCAACTTTtattttatggttataatttttataatgaaACAAAACATAACGTACTAAATAGTTAAAAGAAAGTACGAGTTTAGATTGTAAAATGTGAAGCATAAATTTCAGCTACCTTATTTTTATGCAAATTTGATATAGCTTGTTCTCCAAAAGATAACAAGccgattttttttccttgcaCGGTATAGAACAGCACCGTATCGTATCCTTTAAACTAGTAATTGAATAATATATCCTTGACTTGTTCAAAGGTATGGGCGTATGGCTGCATGTTTCAAACAACAATTTACTAGTTTTGAACTCTCAGGTTTTGGTGTGACTAGTTTgcaatttattttttgaacATACAGatattattataaaataaGGATGTTCATTATAGCGATGCCTTCGAACAAGAAAAAGATCAAATAGTAGTGGAAAATATAAATTAGCTGGAGAACCTTTATCATCCTTGGAAATAGGTGTTTGAACAAGTCCAACTGAGGTCTCCATTCTAAAACTCACATAAAACATGGAGGCATCGAAGCTCTCTTGGTTGTCTTTCTTATGGAGGACATGTGAGCAAGTTTAATGAAAATGGCCCGCTAACTTATATTTGGCAAATACGAAAATGCCAAAATGTAATCCAACTAAAATATTattgttttaattaatttcataCCACTAAGCAGATTGGATTCTGTTCCATAAACTATCATGAAGTTGGCATATGGCAAAGTCTAAGTCTCTAAGATGCTCTTTAGCCTTTAGGTATGGAACACATGAATATATGCCTAAGCAGAGTTGGTTCCTTTTTTGTAATATTTTTCAGATATTAATAATGGGTGGTGGTCCGATTTTATAGTACGAGGGTGAAAATAAAACCGTTCTGGCGATTAATGGCTCGGAAACGTTCAATTTAAAAggtctaagagttgactttttatttACTAGGAATCTCATAAatctt from Argentina anserina chromosome 2, drPotAnse1.1, whole genome shotgun sequence carries:
- the LOC126784597 gene encoding GRAS family protein RAM1-like, coding for MEDIDEEGDEELLNLSLAIVTNSAHERMKKRKRRDNIDNSDLSSSTYESSDGKIFRLLQMREQMLKLDHKKKRGGRGGNNCYNDNNIYDPVGDEDGKGLQVIRMLLITATAVNENNVSSALENLAELYKSVSLCGDSVQRVVAYFADVLAARLLTRESPFYDMISKEPTYEEEFVAFTALYKVSPYYQFAHFTANQAIIEAFEKEEDKNNRSLHVIDFDVSYGFQWPSLIQSLSEKGSSGSEISLKITGFGRSLDELRETENRLLHFSKGCRNLVFEFQGLLHGSNLINLRRKRNETIAVNLVFHLNSLNNNMKISDSLKSVHLLNPSIVMLVEQEGSRSPRSFLSRFMESLHYFAAMFDSLDDCLPLESAERLNIEKNHLGKEIKSMLNYENIKEDHRKTEKSTETWKARMESHGFEGINLSSKSKIQARLLLKIRTHYSPLQFEEESSTSTAAGFRVFERDDGRTLSLGWQDRYLLTVSAWHCHCVS